Part of the Thermococcus sp. M36 genome, TTAGATGCAACCTACCTTACAACAGGTTTATACTTAAATGAAAGAGGTAAAAGGCTAAATAACGAAACCACTGAAGGCTATGGCAGCAGCCTTATTTTACAGGGTGGTTTTTTATTGGTTTTTGATATTATTCAATACTTAGAACACCGCCAAAACGGCAAGAAGCTGAATAGTTTAATTGATAAAATTTCTTTAGGCAGCACACCAAACGGTGCAGGCTTAG contains:
- a CDS encoding DUF6992 family protein, with the translated sequence YFFQMNTYWNVVNLAVAGVGLYTIKKEMNKKLTVAENYKKQNNLEKFLLFNTGLDATYLTTGLYLNERGKRLNNETTEGYGSSLILQGGFLLVFDIIQYLEHRQNGKKLNSLIDKISLGSTPNGAGL